A stretch of Aythya fuligula isolate bAytFul2 chromosome 1, bAytFul2.pri, whole genome shotgun sequence DNA encodes these proteins:
- the SLC15A1 gene encoding solute carrier family 15 member 1 produces the protein MPPPDAWASSSSHRGRMDLSRAVGHSTPCQLVLHSPELTLSVSCLQPGCFGYPLSIFFIVINEFCERFSYYGMRAVLVLYFKYFLRWDDNFSTAIYHTFVALCYLTPILGALIADSWLGKFKTIVSLSIVYTIGQAVMAVSSINDLTDHNRDGTPDSIATHIALSMTGLILIALGTGGIKPCVSAFGGDQFEDHQEKQRSRFFSLFYLAINAGSLISTVITPILRAQQCGIHSKQQCYPLAFGVPAALMAVSLIVFVIGSGMYKKVQPQGNIMVQVCKCIGFAIKNRFRHRSKEYPKREHWLDWASEKYSKRLITQTKMVLKVLFLYIPLPMFWALFDQQGSRWTLQATTMDGNFGAIQIQPDQMQTVNPILIVIMVPVVDAVIYPLIKKCKINFTPLRKITVGMFLAGLAFIAAALVQLQIDKTLPVFPAAGQSQVKIINLGADNARVTFSPQNVDVTVEPLHGTDYRIFETSQLQYVVVASGSNSATLSATSTGGDRYTLTVKNTASGIAAQWLFDNVTSKPEEGKNLIRFINNLHRTANVTMGDADFGKLTPLSATNYSVFSGGRTDKIVVSTNETTCTATSNSLGFGGAYTIIINECSGNVATLNYSQDIPPNTVHMAWQIPQYFILTCGEVVFSVTGLEFSYSQAPSNMKSVLQAGWLLTVAVGNIIVLIVAGASKLSQQWAEYVLFAALLFAVCIIFSVMAYFYTYIDPNEIEAQLDEEEKQVKKDPYLQEKEEKEAEAVSQM, from the exons ATGCCGCCTCCTGATGCCTGGgcatccagcagctcccacagggGCCGTATGGATCTCAGTCGAGCAGTAGGTCACAGCACACCGTGTCAGCTCGTCCTGCACAGCCCCGAGCTCACGCTGTCTGTCTCTTGcctccagcctggctgcttTGGCTACCCCTTGAGCATCTTCTTCATCGTCATCAATGAGTTCTGCGAGCGGTTCTCCTACTATGGCATGCGAG CTGTGCTCgttctgtatttcaaatactTCCTGCGCTGGGATGACAACTTTTCCACGGCCATCTACCACACCTTCGTTGCTCTGTGCTACTTGACGCCCATCCTGGGAGCACTCATAGCAGACTCCTGGCTGGGAAAGTTTAA GACCATTGTCTCCCTGTCCATTGTCTACACGATTGGGCAGGCAGTCATGGCTGTCAGCTCCATCAATGACCTGACAGACCACAACAGAGATGGCACTCCAGATAGCATTGCGACGCACAT CGCCCTGTCCATGACTGGCTTGATTCTCATTGCACTGGGCACTGGTGGCATCAAGCCTTGTGTGTCGGCGTTTGGTGGAGATCAGTTTGAAGATCATCAG gaaaaacaaagaagtagattcttctctctcttttatttggCCATTAATGCTGGAAGTCTCATATCCACTGTAATCACCCCAATTCTCAGAG CTCAACAGTGTGGCATtcacagcaagcagcagtgcTACCCACTGGCGTTTGGAGTTCCCGCTGCCCTCATGGCTGTTTCATTGA TTGTGTTCGTGATTGGAAGCGGAATGTACAAAAAAGTTCAACCTCAAGGCAATATAATGGTTCAAGTTTGCAAATGCATTGGA TTTGCCATCAAAAACAGGTTCCGGCATCGCAGCAAGGAGTATCCCAAGAGAGAGCACTGGCTAGACTGGGCGAGCGAGAAGTACAGT AAACGGCTGATTACTCAGACTAAGATGGTGCTGAAGGTGCTGTTCCTTTACATCCCACTCCCCATGTTCTGGGCACTTTTCGACCAGCAG GGCTCAAGATGGACACTGCAAGCCACCACGATGGATGGGAACTTT GGAGCTATTCAGATTCAGCCAGACCAAATGCAG ACTGTCAATCCGATCCTGATTGTTATAATGGTGCCAGTTGTGGATGCTGTGATTTACCCTTTAATCAAGAAATGCAAGATCAATTTTAC GCCTCTGAGGAAGATCACTGTTGGCATGTTCCTTGCTGGACTGGCTTTCATTGCTGCTGCCCTTGTGCAACTGCAAATAGAC AAAACCCTTCCAGTtttccctgcagctgggcagtCCCAagtcaaaataataaatctagGTGCTGATAACGCAAGAGTAACATTTTCACCTCAGAACGTGGATGTGACCGTAGAACCTCTGCATGGG ACGGACTACAGGATATTTGAGACTTCCCAGTTGCAATATGTAGTGGTAGCCTCTGGAAGTAACAGTGCAACTCTAAGTGCCACCAGCACAGGCGGAGATCGGTACACTCTCACGGTTAAAAATACCGCGTCAGGCATTGCCGCTCAGTGG CTGTTTGACAATGTCACATCAAAaccagaagaaggaaagaatctTATCAg attcatAAACAATTTGCATCGGACAGCCAATGTCACTATGGGTGATGCGGATTTTGGAAAACTGACGCCTCTCTCTGCCACtaattacagtgttttttcAGGAGGCAG AACAGATAAGATTGTGGTTTCTACAAATGAAACTACCTGTACAGCTACTTCAAACTCACTTGGATTTGGCGGTGCATATACAATTATAATTAATGAG tgtTCTGGAAACGTTGCTACATTAAACTACAGTCAAGATATTCCACCCAATACAGTTCACATGGCTTGGCAGATCCCTCAGTATTTTATTCTAACATGTGGAGAAGTAGTCTTCTCTGTAACTGGGCTGGAGTTTTCATACTCACAG GCCCCGTCTAACATGAAGTCAGTGCTGCAGGCCGGATGGCTGCTGACGGTGGCTGTCGGTAACATAATTGTCCTTATTGTGGCTGGAGCATCCAAACTCAGTCAGCAG tggGCAGAGTATGTGCTGTTTGCTGCCTTGCTGTTTGcagtttgcattattttttctgtcatggCTTATTTTTATACCTATATTGATCCAAATGAGATTGAAGCCCAACttgatgaagaagaaaaacaagtcaaAAAGGATCCATacttacaagaaaaagaagaaaaagaagccgAAGCTGTCTCTCAGATGTAG